Below is a window of Candidatus Hydrogenedens sp. DNA.
TCAACTATCAGAGGGAGGTGTTGAACTAAATGCGGAATTGAAACCGCAACTTATTTATGAATTATCAAAAATGGATGGAGCAATTATTCTTAATTCAGATGGAACACAAATTTTATATGCAAATCGTTTTTTGAAGCCAAATGCAAAAATTCCATCCGATGAAACAGGGACACGTCACCGTGTCGCTCAGAGAATGGCACAACAAGCCCATTGTATT
It encodes the following:
- a CDS encoding diadenylate cyclase → MSSIHDTDELFKKALQMVAPGSKVREALSAIIQSGMGALLCFGEPKKLSQLSEGGVELNAELKPQLIYELSKMDGAIILNSDGTQILYANRFLKPNAKIPSDETGTRHRVAQRMAQQAHCI